From a region of the Streptomyces sp. NBC_00193 genome:
- a CDS encoding MazG-like family protein, with protein MDEAWKTIGALAARFDEHDRERGVEREESMTLQVLKIGEEFGEAAQAVIGARGTNPRKGDSHTWGDVEAEVADVIVTAMVALARMRPDAPAFFAEHLREKSARFL; from the coding sequence ATGGACGAAGCCTGGAAGACCATCGGGGCCCTCGCGGCGCGGTTCGACGAGCACGACCGGGAGCGCGGGGTGGAGCGCGAGGAGAGCATGACGCTGCAGGTCCTGAAGATCGGGGAGGAGTTCGGGGAGGCCGCGCAGGCCGTCATCGGGGCCAGGGGCACGAACCCGCGGAAGGGCGACTCGCACACCTGGGGCGACGTGGAGGCGGAGGTGGCCGACGTCATCGTCACGGCGATGGTCGCGCTGGCCCGGATGCGGCCCGATGCCCCCGCCTTCTTCGCGGAGCACCTGCGGGAGAAGTCCGCCCGGTTCCTCTGA
- a CDS encoding TetR/AcrR family transcriptional regulator has product MRSPRPYSPQAGPGAQSLNERRKAATQLDIARAACELFAEHGPDGTTAEDIAHRAGVALRTFYRYFRNKQEAVAPLLAGGGDAWRALLAEEDPGTPLTEALERAVTRSLTGPQALEEGLEVTRGLLRAAANDEALRAVWYRVNQDSEERLVPVVARLAGPDAEPLAVRLLAAAATDAIRIALELWSTTDTPPAGPGSPAELAIRCLRDLTGAMPLTR; this is encoded by the coding sequence GTGAGATCCCCTCGTCCGTACTCTCCCCAGGCCGGCCCCGGAGCCCAGTCGCTGAACGAGCGCCGCAAGGCGGCCACCCAGCTCGACATCGCCCGCGCCGCATGCGAACTCTTCGCCGAGCACGGCCCCGACGGCACCACCGCCGAGGACATCGCCCACCGGGCGGGCGTGGCGCTGCGCACGTTCTACCGCTACTTCCGCAACAAGCAGGAGGCCGTCGCCCCCCTGCTCGCGGGCGGCGGCGACGCCTGGCGCGCGCTGCTCGCCGAGGAGGACCCCGGCACCCCGCTCACCGAGGCCCTGGAGCGCGCCGTGACCCGTTCCCTCACGGGCCCGCAGGCCCTCGAAGAGGGCCTGGAGGTCACCCGCGGCCTGCTGCGCGCCGCCGCGAACGACGAGGCGCTGCGGGCCGTCTGGTACCGGGTCAACCAGGACTCCGAGGAGCGCCTGGTCCCGGTCGTGGCCCGGCTCGCCGGCCCGGACGCCGAACCCCTGGCCGTACGCCTCCTCGCCGCGGCGGCCACGGACGCGATCCGCATCGCCCTGGAACTCTGGTCCACCACGGACACCCCGCCGGCGGGCCCCGGCTCCCCCGCGGAACTGGCGATCCGCTGCCTGCGCGACCTCACGGGCGCGATGCCACTGACGCGCTGA
- a CDS encoding DUF4191 domain-containing protein: MARKSNAETAANPGRLKQIALTYKMTRKADPKVGLIVAGVGIVTFGVFLAIGFLIDHPVYLGILGFLVAFLAMAIIFGRRAETAAFGQMEGQPGAAAAVLDNVGRGWTTTPAVAMSKQQDIVHRAVGKAGVVLIAEGNPNRVKPMLANEKKKLARIMPDIPVHDFIVGKGEGEVPLKKVRTTLMKLPRVLSGPQITQVNDKLRAMGDLLSNMPIPKGPMPKGMRMPRGGKMR, encoded by the coding sequence ATGGCGAGGAAGTCAAACGCAGAGACTGCTGCGAACCCCGGGCGACTGAAGCAGATCGCCCTGACGTACAAGATGACGCGCAAGGCCGACCCGAAGGTCGGTCTGATCGTCGCGGGCGTGGGAATCGTCACCTTTGGTGTCTTTCTTGCGATCGGCTTCCTGATCGACCACCCGGTCTACCTGGGCATCCTGGGCTTCCTGGTGGCGTTCCTGGCGATGGCGATCATCTTCGGACGGCGAGCCGAGACGGCCGCCTTCGGACAGATGGAGGGACAGCCGGGCGCGGCCGCGGCCGTACTGGACAACGTGGGCCGGGGCTGGACCACCACCCCCGCCGTTGCGATGAGCAAGCAGCAGGACATCGTCCACCGTGCCGTGGGCAAGGCCGGCGTGGTCCTGATCGCCGAGGGCAACCCGAACCGGGTGAAGCCGATGCTCGCGAACGAGAAGAAGAAGCTGGCCCGGATCATGCCCGACATCCCGGTCCACGACTTCATCGTGGGCAAGGGCGAGGGCGAGGTGCCGCTCAAGAAGGTCCGTACGACCCTGATGAAGCTGCCCCGTGTCCTCTCCGGGCCCCAGATCACCCAGGTCAACGACAAGCTGCGGGCCATGGGCGACTTGCTGAGCAACATGCCGATCCCGAAGGGCCCGATGCCCAAGGGGATGCGCATGCCGCGCGGCGGAAAGATGCGCTGA
- the glnA gene encoding type I glutamate--ammonia ligase, which translates to MFKNADEVTQYIQENDVKFVDVRFCDLPGVMQHFTIPGRAFDPNEELAFDGSSIRGFQAIHESDMALRADITTARLDPFRKDKTLNINFFIHDPITGEAYSRDPRNVAKKAEAYLASTGIADTAFFGPEAEFYVFDSVRFATSANEGFYHIDSEAGAWNTGSEENNRGYKVRYKGGYFPVAPVDHFADLRAEISLELDAQGLQVERQHHEVGTGGQAEINYKFNTLLAAADDLMLFKYIVKNVAWKNGKTATFMPKPIFGDNGSGMHVHQSLWANGDPLFYDESGYAGLSDMARYYIGGILKHAPSLLAFTNPTVNSYHRLVPGFEAPVNMVYSQRNRSAAMRIPITGSNPKAKRVEFRAPDPSSNPYLAFAALLLAGLDGIKNKIEPMEPIDKDLYELSPDEHASVPQVPTSLEDVLKALEEDHEYLLAGGVFTPDLIETWIDYKRTHEIAPIALRPHPHEFELYFDL; encoded by the coding sequence ATGTTCAAGAACGCCGACGAAGTGACGCAGTACATCCAGGAGAACGACGTCAAGTTCGTTGACGTCCGCTTCTGCGACCTGCCTGGTGTGATGCAGCACTTCACCATCCCGGGGCGGGCGTTCGACCCGAACGAGGAGCTGGCCTTCGACGGCTCCTCGATCCGCGGCTTCCAGGCGATCCACGAGTCCGACATGGCGCTGCGTGCCGACATCACCACCGCGCGCCTGGACCCGTTCCGCAAGGACAAGACGCTCAACATCAACTTCTTCATCCACGACCCGATCACGGGCGAGGCCTACAGCCGCGACCCGCGCAACGTCGCGAAGAAGGCCGAGGCGTACCTCGCCTCCACCGGCATCGCCGACACCGCGTTCTTCGGCCCCGAGGCCGAGTTCTACGTGTTCGACAGCGTGCGCTTCGCGACCTCCGCGAACGAGGGCTTCTACCACATCGACTCCGAGGCCGGTGCCTGGAACACGGGCTCCGAGGAGAACAACCGTGGTTACAAGGTCCGCTACAAGGGTGGTTACTTCCCCGTAGCCCCGGTCGACCACTTCGCCGACCTGCGCGCCGAGATCTCCCTCGAGCTGGACGCCCAGGGCCTCCAGGTCGAGCGTCAGCACCACGAGGTCGGCACCGGTGGCCAGGCCGAGATCAACTACAAGTTCAACACGCTGCTCGCCGCGGCCGACGACCTGATGCTCTTCAAGTACATCGTGAAGAACGTCGCGTGGAAGAACGGCAAGACCGCGACCTTCATGCCGAAGCCGATCTTCGGTGACAACGGCTCGGGCATGCACGTGCACCAGTCGCTGTGGGCGAACGGCGACCCGCTGTTCTACGACGAGTCCGGCTACGCGGGCCTGTCGGACATGGCGCGCTACTACATCGGCGGCATCCTCAAGCACGCCCCGTCGCTGCTCGCCTTCACCAACCCGACGGTGAACTCCTACCACCGCCTGGTCCCGGGCTTCGAGGCGCCGGTCAACATGGTGTACTCGCAGCGCAACCGCTCCGCCGCGATGCGCATCCCGATCACCGGCTCGAACCCGAAGGCCAAGCGCGTCGAGTTCCGCGCCCCGGACCCGTCCTCGAACCCGTACCTGGCGTTCGCGGCGCTGCTCCTCGCGGGCCTCGACGGCATCAAGAACAAGATCGAGCCGATGGAGCCGATCGACAAGGACCTCTACGAGCTCTCCCCGGACGAGCACGCGAGCGTCCCGCAGGTCCCGACCAGCCTCGAGGACGTCCTCAAGGCCCTCGAGGAGGACCACGAGTACCTCCTGGCCGGCGGTGTCTTCACCCCCGACCTGATCGAGACCTGGATCGACTACAAGCGCACCCACGAGATCGCCCCGATCGCGCTGCGCCCGCACCCGCACGAGTTCGAGCTCTACTTCGACCTCTAA
- a CDS encoding serine/threonine-protein kinase, with protein MRREVLEGRYRLEDRLGGGGMGEVWSAWDERMQRWVAAKLVSATPMLSGMDAEEIESRFLAEVRSAGNLPHRHTVTVHDCGEAEIGGRRILYMVMERLDGRTLHEAFRESGRVPWYVLVDWAGQVAAALAAAHERGVIHRDIKPSNVILTADGVIKVLDFGIAKFLGDTLYRAGRTVTGATLGTPEYMSPEQARGEPDIDQRSDLYSLGCLMYHGLAGEPPFRADSQLAVLHRQISDTPAALAPRVRGLPEELDVLIAGLLSKSPADRPENAARVLRELRLIPGIAGKQHFSWSDEGRQAVALMDEARVVAAAVRREAVGKAEGLLKEAEAIAAERERRAAALLDEARAEAAEIRAGLAAVEDRRRRAADHLARLGELLADDRAVSVREHGSGTRPATP; from the coding sequence ATGCGGCGGGAAGTACTGGAAGGCCGGTACCGGCTCGAGGACCGCCTCGGCGGCGGGGGCATGGGCGAGGTGTGGAGCGCCTGGGACGAGCGGATGCAGCGCTGGGTCGCCGCCAAACTGGTCTCCGCCACCCCGATGCTGTCCGGCATGGACGCCGAGGAGATCGAGAGCCGCTTCCTCGCCGAGGTCCGCTCGGCCGGCAACCTCCCCCACCGGCACACCGTGACCGTCCACGACTGCGGGGAGGCCGAGATCGGGGGTCGCCGCATCCTCTACATGGTCATGGAACGCCTGGACGGCCGTACCCTCCACGAGGCCTTCCGGGAATCGGGCCGCGTCCCCTGGTACGTGCTCGTCGACTGGGCCGGGCAGGTGGCCGCCGCACTGGCCGCCGCACACGAGCGGGGCGTGATCCACCGGGACATCAAACCGTCCAACGTGATCCTCACCGCCGACGGGGTCATCAAGGTCCTCGACTTCGGCATCGCCAAGTTCCTGGGTGACACCCTCTACCGCGCGGGACGCACGGTCACCGGTGCCACCCTGGGCACTCCCGAGTACATGTCCCCCGAGCAGGCCCGCGGCGAGCCCGACATCGACCAGCGCAGCGACCTCTACTCCCTGGGCTGCCTCATGTACCACGGCTTGGCGGGGGAGCCCCCGTTCCGGGCCGACAGCCAGCTGGCCGTCCTGCACCGGCAGATCTCCGACACCCCCGCCGCGCTCGCCCCGCGGGTGCGCGGTCTGCCCGAGGAGCTGGACGTCCTGATCGCCGGGCTCCTGAGCAAGTCCCCCGCGGACCGGCCCGAGAACGCCGCCAGGGTGCTCCGCGAACTCCGGCTCATCCCGGGCATCGCGGGCAAGCAGCACTTCAGTTGGTCCGACGAGGGCCGGCAGGCGGTGGCGCTGATGGACGAGGCCCGCGTCGTGGCCGCGGCGGTGCGCCGGGAGGCGGTCGGAAAGGCGGAGGGGCTGCTCAAGGAGGCGGAGGCCATAGCCGCCGAACGGGAACGCCGGGCGGCAGCACTGCTCGACGAGGCCCGGGCCGAGGCGGCCGAGATCCGCGCGGGGCTCGCCGCGGTCGAGGACCGCCGCCGCAGGGCGGCGGACCACCTCGCGCGCCTCGGGGAGCTGCTCGCCGACGACCGGGCGGTCTCCGTCCGGGAGCACGGCTCCGGGACGCGGCCCGCAACGCCGTGA
- a CDS encoding SDR family NAD(P)-dependent oxidoreductase has protein sequence MNRYEGRRVLITGGGSGIGQATVHRILSEGGRVHTVDVNEAGLKATADQAAADGHADRLTTAVLDISDEAAVKAGIAAAVDTLTGIDVLVNAAGILRSSHTHATTLEFWNKIIAVNLTGTFLVIRESLPALLAGDQPVVVNFSSTSASFAHPYMSAYAASKGGIQSMTHALAAEYSKQGLRFVAVAPGSIESGMTTGTGPGLPEDTDWSLFAKLAPALGQGFAGPQTVAGVVAMLGSEDGAFITGTEIRIDGGTHY, from the coding sequence ATGAACCGTTACGAAGGACGTCGCGTCCTCATCACCGGCGGCGGCTCCGGCATCGGCCAGGCCACCGTCCACCGCATCCTGTCCGAGGGCGGCCGCGTCCACACCGTGGACGTCAACGAGGCCGGCCTCAAGGCCACCGCCGACCAGGCGGCCGCCGACGGACACGCGGACCGCCTCACCACCGCGGTCCTCGACATATCCGACGAGGCCGCGGTCAAGGCGGGCATCGCCGCAGCGGTCGACACCCTCACCGGGATCGACGTACTGGTCAACGCCGCGGGCATCCTGCGTTCCTCGCACACCCATGCGACCACGCTCGAGTTCTGGAACAAGATCATCGCGGTGAACCTGACCGGTACGTTCCTGGTCATCCGCGAGTCGCTCCCCGCGCTGCTGGCGGGCGACCAGCCGGTCGTCGTCAACTTCAGCTCCACCTCGGCGTCCTTCGCCCACCCCTACATGTCCGCCTACGCGGCCAGCAAGGGCGGCATCCAGTCCATGACCCACGCGCTGGCCGCCGAGTACAGCAAGCAGGGCCTGCGCTTCGTCGCGGTCGCGCCCGGCTCCATCGAGAGCGGCATGACCACCGGCACCGGCCCCGGCCTGCCCGAGGACACCGACTGGAGCCTGTTCGCCAAGCTCGCCCCGGCCCTCGGCCAGGGCTTCGCCGGCCCGCAGACGGTCGCCGGCGTCGTCGCCATGCTGGGCTCCGAGGACGGCGCCTTCATCACCGGCACGGAGATCCGCATCGACGGCGGCACGCACTACTGA
- the lipA gene encoding lipoyl synthase codes for MSAVAPDGRKMLRLEVRNAQTPIERKPEWIKTRAKMGPEYTKMQALVKGEGLHTVCQEAGCPNIYECWEDREATFLIGGDQCTRRCDFCQIDTGKPEALDRDEPRRVGESVVTMDLNYATITGVARDDLADGGAWLYAETVRQIHRQTAERAAGQTKVELLAPDFNAVPELLEEVFASRPEVFAHNIETVPRIFKRIRPGFRYERSLDVITQARAYGLVTKSNLILGMGEEREEVSQALKDLHEAGCELITITQYLRPSPRHHPVERWVKPAEFVELAQEAEEIGFSGVMSGPLVRSSYRAGRLYQQAMEKRATV; via the coding sequence GTGTCCGCAGTCGCACCCGACGGACGCAAGATGCTGCGCCTAGAGGTCCGTAACGCCCAGACGCCCATCGAGCGCAAGCCCGAGTGGATCAAGACGCGGGCCAAGATGGGTCCCGAGTACACCAAGATGCAGGCCCTGGTGAAGGGCGAAGGACTGCACACGGTGTGCCAGGAAGCCGGCTGTCCGAACATCTACGAATGCTGGGAGGACCGCGAGGCCACCTTCCTCATCGGTGGCGACCAGTGCACCCGGCGCTGCGACTTCTGCCAGATCGACACGGGCAAGCCCGAGGCGCTGGACCGCGACGAGCCCCGCCGCGTCGGCGAGTCCGTCGTCACGATGGACCTGAACTACGCCACCATCACGGGCGTCGCGCGCGACGACCTGGCGGACGGCGGCGCCTGGCTCTACGCGGAGACCGTGCGCCAGATCCACCGGCAGACGGCGGAGCGCGCGGCCGGCCAGACCAAGGTCGAGCTGCTGGCCCCGGACTTCAACGCGGTCCCGGAGCTGCTGGAGGAGGTCTTCGCCTCCCGCCCCGAGGTCTTCGCCCACAACATCGAGACGGTGCCGCGCATCTTCAAGCGGATCCGCCCCGGTTTCCGCTACGAGCGCTCGCTGGACGTCATCACGCAGGCGCGTGCGTACGGCCTCGTCACCAAGTCCAACCTGATCCTGGGCATGGGCGAGGAGCGCGAGGAGGTCAGCCAGGCGCTGAAGGACCTCCACGAGGCGGGCTGCGAGCTCATCACCATCACCCAGTACCTGCGGCCCTCGCCGCGCCACCACCCCGTCGAGCGCTGGGTGAAGCCGGCCGAGTTCGTGGAGCTGGCGCAGGAGGCCGAGGAGATCGGTTTCTCCGGAGTCATGTCCGGTCCGCTGGTGCGCTCCTCGTACCGCGCCGGCCGCCTCTACCAGCAGGCGATGGAGAAGCGCGCGACGGTCTGA
- the aceE gene encoding pyruvate dehydrogenase (acetyl-transferring), homodimeric type, with product MSDPVGKLPSELDQLPDRDTEETAEWAASLDAVAKAAGTRRAEYLLRRTLQHAEAAGLALPKLLETDYVNTIPTAAEPEFPGDEAMEAKITAWNRWNAAAMVTRGSKYGVGGHIATFASAAWLYETGFQHFFRGKEADGSGDQLYIQGHASPGIYARAFLDGRVSEQQLDNFRQEAGGNGLPSYPHPRRLPWLWEFPTVSMGLGPLSAIYQARFNRYLQNRSIKDTANSHVWAFLGDGEMDEPESTAALALASREQLDNLTFVINCNLQRLDGPVRANFRVVQELEAQFRGAGWNVIKSLWGSAWDELFQLDTTGALVRRLREVPDAQFQTYATRDVAYIRQHFFGANAELVQLAGVLSDAKIAECFHTSRGGHEPRKVYAAYKAALEHKGAPTVILAQTVKGYTLGAGFESKNANHQMKKLTIDEFKDMRDLLGLPIPDSAFADGQVPYGHPGANSPEVQYLNERRAALGGPAPARKVKHVALPAPADRSFAPLLKGSGKQEMATTMAFVRLVKDLMRDKETGKRWVPIVPDEARTFGMESLFPSAGIYSPLGQTYEPVDRDQLMYYKEAKDGQILNEGITEAGAMADFIAACTSYATHGEPMIPFYIFYSMFGWQRTADQMWQLADQLGKGFIVGATAGRTTLTGEGLQHADGHSHLIASTNPASLNYDPAFAYEIAVIVKDGLRRMYGEKPEDVFYYLTVYNEPKPQPAMPEGVEEGILRGLYRFNTAADLAEAAPAADAPKIQLMASGTAIHWALDAQKLLAADWNVAADVWSATSWGELRRDALECDEALLRGEMRTPFVTRALEGVTSPVLAVSDWMRQVPDQISQWVEQDYTSLGTDGFGLSDTREGARRHFGVDAQSIVVAALAQLARRGEVPASSIKEARERYGL from the coding sequence ATGTCCGACCCCGTAGGAAAGCTTCCGAGCGAGCTCGACCAGCTCCCGGACCGCGACACCGAGGAGACCGCCGAATGGGCGGCCTCGCTCGACGCAGTCGCCAAGGCCGCCGGTACGCGCCGCGCCGAATACCTGCTCCGTCGCACCCTTCAGCACGCCGAGGCCGCCGGTCTCGCGCTGCCGAAGCTGCTCGAGACGGACTACGTCAACACCATCCCCACCGCCGCGGAGCCGGAGTTCCCCGGTGACGAGGCGATGGAAGCCAAGATCACCGCCTGGAACCGCTGGAACGCGGCCGCCATGGTGACCCGCGGCTCCAAGTACGGCGTCGGCGGCCACATCGCCACCTTCGCCTCCGCCGCGTGGCTGTACGAGACCGGCTTCCAGCACTTCTTCCGCGGGAAGGAGGCCGACGGATCGGGCGACCAGCTCTACATCCAGGGCCACGCCTCCCCCGGCATCTACGCCCGCGCCTTCCTCGACGGCCGGGTCTCCGAGCAGCAGCTCGACAACTTCCGCCAGGAGGCCGGCGGCAACGGCCTCCCGTCCTACCCCCACCCGCGGCGCCTGCCGTGGCTGTGGGAGTTCCCGACGGTCTCCATGGGCCTCGGCCCGCTCTCCGCGATCTACCAGGCGCGCTTCAACCGCTACCTGCAGAACCGGAGCATCAAGGACACCGCCAACTCGCACGTCTGGGCCTTCCTGGGCGACGGCGAGATGGACGAGCCCGAGTCGACCGCCGCCCTGGCCCTGGCCTCCCGCGAGCAGCTCGACAACCTGACCTTCGTCATCAACTGCAACCTGCAGCGCCTCGACGGTCCGGTCCGCGCCAACTTCCGCGTGGTGCAGGAGCTGGAAGCCCAGTTCCGCGGCGCCGGCTGGAACGTCATCAAGTCGCTGTGGGGCTCCGCCTGGGACGAGCTGTTCCAGCTCGACACCACGGGCGCCCTGGTACGCCGCCTGCGCGAGGTACCCGACGCGCAGTTCCAGACGTACGCGACCCGCGACGTGGCCTACATCCGCCAGCACTTCTTCGGCGCCAACGCCGAGCTCGTGCAGCTGGCCGGTGTGCTCTCCGACGCGAAGATCGCCGAGTGCTTCCACACCTCCCGCGGCGGCCACGAGCCCCGCAAGGTCTACGCCGCGTACAAGGCCGCCCTGGAGCACAAGGGTGCTCCGACGGTCATCCTCGCGCAGACCGTCAAGGGCTACACGCTGGGCGCCGGGTTCGAGTCGAAGAACGCGAACCACCAGATGAAGAAGCTGACGATCGACGAGTTCAAGGACATGCGTGACCTCCTTGGCCTCCCGATCCCGGACAGCGCCTTCGCCGACGGCCAGGTCCCGTACGGCCACCCGGGCGCGAACAGCCCCGAGGTCCAGTACCTGAACGAGCGCCGCGCGGCGCTCGGCGGCCCGGCCCCGGCCCGCAAGGTCAAGCACGTGGCCCTGCCGGCTCCGGCGGACCGTTCCTTCGCCCCGCTGCTCAAGGGCTCCGGCAAGCAGGAGATGGCCACCACCATGGCCTTCGTCCGGCTCGTCAAGGACCTGATGCGGGACAAGGAGACCGGCAAGCGCTGGGTTCCGATCGTCCCGGACGAGGCCCGTACCTTCGGTATGGAGTCCCTCTTCCCGTCGGCCGGCATCTACTCGCCGCTGGGCCAGACGTACGAGCCGGTCGACCGCGACCAGCTGATGTACTACAAGGAAGCCAAGGACGGCCAGATCCTCAACGAGGGGATCACCGAGGCCGGCGCCATGGCCGACTTCATCGCCGCCTGCACGTCGTACGCGACGCACGGCGAGCCGATGATCCCGTTCTACATCTTCTACTCGATGTTCGGCTGGCAGCGCACCGCCGACCAGATGTGGCAGCTCGCCGACCAGCTCGGCAAGGGCTTCATCGTCGGCGCCACCGCCGGCCGCACCACCCTGACGGGTGAGGGCCTGCAGCACGCGGACGGCCACTCGCACCTGATCGCGTCCACGAACCCGGCGTCGCTCAATTACGACCCGGCCTTCGCGTACGAGATCGCGGTGATCGTCAAGGACGGTCTGCGCCGGATGTACGGCGAGAAGCCGGAAGACGTCTTCTACTACCTGACGGTCTACAACGAGCCGAAGCCCCAGCCGGCCATGCCCGAGGGCGTGGAAGAGGGCATCCTGCGCGGTCTCTACCGCTTCAACACGGCGGCGGACCTCGCGGAGGCGGCCCCGGCCGCCGACGCCCCGAAGATCCAGCTGATGGCCTCCGGTACGGCCATCCACTGGGCCCTCGACGCGCAGAAGCTGCTCGCCGCCGACTGGAACGTGGCCGCCGACGTCTGGTCCGCCACCTCCTGGGGCGAGCTGCGCCGCGACGCGCTGGAGTGCGACGAGGCGCTGCTGCGCGGGGAGATGCGCACCCCGTTCGTCACCCGTGCCCTGGAGGGCGTCACCAGCCCGGTGCTCGCCGTCTCCGACTGGATGCGTCAGGTCCCGGACCAGATCAGCCAGTGGGTCGAGCAGGACTACACCTCGCTGGGCACGGACGGCTTCGGCCTCTCCGACACCCGCGAGGGCGCCCGCCGCCACTTCGGTGTCGACGCCCAGTCCATCGTGGTGGCCGCGCTGGCCCAGCTCGCCCGCCGCGGCGAGGTCCCGGCGTCCTCCATCAAGGAGGCCCGGGAGCGCTACGGCCTGTAG
- a CDS encoding RDD family protein encodes MDKRQAIGSWLSGPREAAEEMGADFGYPGKQLGLPQQGPGSVARFGRRLGAVAIDWIACQLIAYGLITGRDWNGSGNWTLAVFVTLVILTVGTVGFTPGKRILGLRVVSQDGGRLGFGRVVLRTALLALLIPALVWDRDGRGLHDRLSRAVQVRI; translated from the coding sequence GTGGACAAGAGGCAAGCAATCGGATCCTGGCTCTCCGGCCCCCGCGAGGCCGCCGAAGAGATGGGTGCCGACTTCGGGTACCCCGGCAAACAGCTCGGCCTGCCGCAGCAGGGGCCCGGCTCGGTGGCCCGTTTCGGCCGCCGGCTCGGCGCCGTGGCCATCGACTGGATCGCCTGCCAGCTCATCGCGTACGGCCTGATCACGGGCCGTGACTGGAACGGCTCGGGGAACTGGACGCTGGCGGTCTTCGTCACCCTGGTGATCCTGACGGTCGGCACCGTGGGCTTTACCCCCGGGAAGCGGATTCTGGGCCTCCGGGTCGTCTCACAGGATGGCGGCCGGCTCGGATTCGGCCGGGTGGTGCTCCGCACCGCACTGCTCGCCCTGCTGATCCCGGCCCTCGTCTGGGACCGCGACGGCCGCGGACTGCACGACCGCCTCAGCCGCGCCGTGCAGGTCAGGATCTGA
- a CDS encoding DUF4240 domain-containing protein, which yields MDETEFWEMVDRTREAAEGDPEEHAELLVERLAQLDPDSVLDFARHFESRYNRAYTWDLWGAAWVLLDGASDDAFDYFRCWLIGQGREVFEGGVHDPDQLAELLDEFDEEIDGDGEELGYAADEAYEQLTGSVAPDLGIPLQAAEPEGAALDFENEAVLAERFPRLWDRFRG from the coding sequence ATGGACGAGACGGAGTTCTGGGAGATGGTCGACCGTACCCGCGAGGCCGCCGAGGGCGACCCCGAGGAACACGCCGAGCTGCTCGTGGAGCGGCTGGCACAGCTCGACCCGGACTCCGTCCTGGACTTCGCCCGGCACTTCGAGTCGCGGTACAACCGGGCGTACACCTGGGACCTGTGGGGCGCGGCGTGGGTGCTGCTCGACGGGGCGAGCGACGACGCGTTCGACTACTTCCGGTGCTGGCTGATCGGCCAGGGCCGGGAGGTCTTCGAGGGCGGGGTGCACGATCCCGACCAGCTGGCGGAGCTCCTCGACGAGTTCGACGAGGAGATCGACGGGGACGGCGAGGAGCTGGGGTACGCGGCGGACGAGGCGTACGAGCAGCTGACCGGGTCGGTCGCGCCGGATCTGGGGATCCCGCTGCAGGCGGCCGAGCCGGAGGGCGCCGCGCTGGACTTCGAGAACGAAGCCGTGCTCGCGGAGCGCTTCCCCCGGCTGTGGGACCGCTTCAGGGGCTGA
- the lipB gene encoding lipoyl(octanoyl) transferase LipB: MAELGFVRMGFGPEAVEYTVAWEEQRRVHAARFADEIEDTCLLLEHQPVYTAGRRTADNERPLDGTPVVDVDRGGKITWHGPGQLVGYPIMKLPRPVDVVAHVRRLEDALIRTAAEFGLETTRVEGRSGVWVLGDPVEERPKIGGLSLDFDPRLHDEEFDPRLNGPEYAPSNAGQRREDRKLAAIGIRVAKGVTMHGFAINVNPDNTWFDRIVPCGIRDAGVTSLSYELGREITIAEVLPVIERHLKDVLEQAELRPREIEPAAG, encoded by the coding sequence GTGGCTGAGCTTGGGTTTGTCCGCATGGGCTTCGGCCCGGAGGCCGTCGAGTACACGGTGGCCTGGGAAGAGCAGCGCCGGGTGCACGCGGCCCGCTTCGCGGACGAGATCGAGGACACCTGCCTGCTGCTGGAGCACCAGCCCGTCTACACGGCCGGCCGGCGCACCGCCGACAACGAGCGTCCGCTCGACGGCACGCCCGTCGTGGACGTGGACCGCGGCGGAAAGATCACCTGGCACGGCCCGGGCCAGCTGGTCGGCTACCCGATCATGAAGCTGCCCCGCCCCGTGGACGTGGTCGCCCATGTCCGCCGCCTGGAGGACGCGCTGATCCGCACGGCCGCCGAGTTCGGCCTGGAGACCACCCGCGTCGAGGGGCGCAGCGGGGTCTGGGTGCTGGGCGACCCGGTGGAGGAGCGCCCGAAGATCGGCGGCCTCTCGCTGGACTTCGACCCGAGGCTGCACGACGAGGAGTTCGACCCCCGGCTGAACGGCCCCGAGTACGCCCCGTCCAACGCCGGCCAGCGCCGCGAGGACCGCAAGCTCGCCGCCATCGGCATCCGGGTCGCCAAGGGCGTCACGATGCACGGCTTCGCGATCAACGTGAACCCCGACAACACCTGGTTCGACCGGATCGTCCCCTGCGGGATCCGGGACGCCGGTGTGACCTCGCTCTCGTACGAACTGGGCCGCGAGATCACCATCGCCGAGGTGCTGCCGGTGATCGAACGGCACCTGAAGGACGTACTGGAGCAGGCGGAGCTGCGGCCGCGGGAGATAGAGCCCGCCGCGGGCTGA